From Herbiconiux flava, one genomic window encodes:
- the tatA gene encoding twin-arginine translocase TatA/TatE family subunit: MLGNLNGWHLIIVLVVVLLLFGATRLPALSKGLAQSLRIFKQETKGLRDDGKPVDAVDTAPPATTAPPAATAPATTTTDVAPPLETPRVTPVHSDAVRSEPDSGKN, translated from the coding sequence ATGCTCGGAAATCTCAACGGCTGGCACCTGATCATCGTTCTCGTGGTCGTCCTGCTGCTGTTCGGCGCGACCCGGCTGCCCGCACTCTCGAAGGGGCTGGCCCAGTCGCTGCGCATCTTCAAGCAGGAGACCAAGGGCCTTCGCGACGATGGCAAGCCGGTCGATGCAGTCGACACCGCGCCGCCTGCAACCACCGCGCCGCCCGCAGCCACCGCGCCTGCCACCACGACGACGGATGTCGCGCCCCCGCTGGAGACGCCGCGCGTGACGCCGGTTCACTCCGACGCTGTGCGCAGCGAGCCAGACTCCGGCAAGAACTGA
- a CDS encoding nitroreductase family protein codes for MKRSIAARAVSKARKEFGKWSLSGGAVRRKIYYRLVSEAFGREESAVDAGITAYHRTLGSGREIYTLRRNVHMLEKGLTMRPRRAEFALGYIGTTVGAFANVHEAPYPPLGVEESRWMHAVLTEYFEATSASENPKIVRLRADFARLTPLRATAVSIASGPHPPQAMPSPISIEDLQTLATNRRSVRWFTEEKVDRDLVDAAMLIAAESPTACNRQPYRFLVFDDPESVARVAEIPMGTAGYGEQLTGMIVIVGDLSAFFDERDRHLIYIDSCLAAMGLVYGLESQGVASCCINWPDLPDRDRAMAQLLGLAAHERVVMLIAYGYADPSGLVPYSAKRPLEAVREFRTLS; via the coding sequence GTGAAGAGAAGTATCGCCGCCCGGGCCGTCTCGAAAGCTCGTAAGGAATTCGGGAAGTGGAGCCTCTCCGGAGGCGCTGTCCGCCGGAAGATCTACTACCGCCTGGTCAGCGAGGCCTTCGGCCGCGAGGAGTCGGCGGTCGACGCCGGCATCACCGCGTACCACCGCACCCTCGGGTCGGGTCGCGAGATCTACACCCTCCGGCGCAACGTCCACATGCTGGAGAAGGGCCTCACGATGAGGCCCCGCCGTGCGGAGTTCGCACTGGGCTACATCGGCACCACCGTGGGAGCCTTCGCCAATGTGCACGAGGCGCCGTACCCGCCCCTGGGCGTCGAGGAATCCCGGTGGATGCACGCCGTGCTCACGGAGTACTTCGAGGCCACGTCCGCTTCGGAGAACCCGAAGATCGTACGGCTGCGGGCCGACTTCGCCAGGCTGACACCTTTGCGTGCCACAGCGGTGTCGATCGCGTCCGGACCGCACCCCCCTCAGGCGATGCCGTCCCCGATATCGATCGAAGATCTGCAGACCCTCGCGACGAACAGGCGATCCGTGCGCTGGTTCACCGAGGAGAAGGTGGACCGGGATCTGGTCGACGCCGCCATGCTGATCGCCGCAGAATCCCCCACCGCCTGCAATCGCCAGCCCTACCGATTCCTGGTCTTCGACGACCCGGAGAGCGTGGCCCGCGTCGCCGAGATCCCCATGGGCACGGCCGGCTACGGCGAGCAGCTCACCGGGATGATCGTCATAGTCGGAGACCTCTCCGCCTTCTTCGACGAGCGGGATCGCCATCTGATCTACATCGACAGCTGCCTTGCGGCGATGGGCCTCGTTTACGGACTCGAGAGCCAGGGTGTGGCCAGCTGCTGCATCAACTGGCCCGATCTCCCTGACCGCGACCGCGCGATGGCGCAGCTTCTCGGGCTGGCGGCCCACGAGCGCGTCGTGATGCTGATCGCGTACGGTTACGCGGACCCGTCCGGCCTCGTCCCCTACTCCGCCAAGCGCCCGCTCGAGGCGGTCCGCGAGTTCAGGACCCTCTCATGA
- a CDS encoding sugar transferase, which translates to MSKTEERRTSAQKPLQKQSWSDDFSRRIFLTDVAVLAVVVAAVQIIWFGFNSANLAVGQASGVVSYTFISVAIFVAWLLVLSVYGTRGRRVVGTGTQEYKLIADATVRLFGLVAIIAFLFQIDFARGYILLAFPVGLIGLLFTRWIWRKWLAAKRAQGEYAAKVLLVGSAASVTYIARELSRRPDAGYLVIGACVPTSLVGDSLPGTSIPVFGNFERITRAMEVSGADTVVITSADELPPERVRDLSWALVPGKQHLVVAPSLVDIGGPRIHTRPVAGLPLIHVETPRYEGSKRFAKRTFDICMSLIFIALASPFLLACALLVKVTSPGPVLFRQERVGYNGTKFHMLKFRSMVIDAEERLLELQKESRAEGNAVMFKMRDDPRVTSVGRVMRRFSIDELPQLFNVFGGSMSLVGPRPPLEREVDQYEKHVHRRFMVKPGITGLWQVSGRSNLSWEDTVRLDLFYVENWSLTGDLVILWRTAKAVVASEGAY; encoded by the coding sequence TTGAGTAAGACGGAGGAGCGGCGCACGTCTGCGCAGAAGCCGCTCCAGAAGCAGTCCTGGTCCGATGACTTCAGCCGCAGGATATTCCTGACGGACGTAGCCGTGCTGGCTGTCGTGGTAGCGGCAGTCCAGATCATCTGGTTCGGGTTCAACTCCGCGAACCTGGCGGTGGGTCAGGCGTCGGGCGTGGTCAGCTACACCTTCATCTCGGTGGCGATCTTCGTTGCCTGGCTCCTGGTCTTGAGCGTCTACGGCACGCGTGGGCGCAGAGTAGTGGGCACCGGCACGCAGGAATACAAGCTGATCGCGGATGCGACTGTACGTCTGTTCGGGCTGGTCGCGATCATCGCCTTCCTCTTCCAGATCGATTTCGCCCGAGGCTATATTCTGCTGGCCTTCCCGGTCGGTCTGATCGGTCTGCTGTTCACACGCTGGATCTGGCGGAAGTGGCTCGCTGCGAAGCGGGCGCAGGGCGAATACGCTGCGAAGGTCCTCCTTGTGGGCTCTGCAGCGTCGGTCACCTACATAGCACGCGAGCTCAGTCGTCGGCCGGATGCGGGATATCTGGTGATCGGCGCCTGCGTCCCGACCTCGCTCGTGGGGGACAGTCTGCCGGGCACCTCGATCCCGGTCTTCGGGAACTTCGAACGGATCACCCGAGCGATGGAGGTCAGCGGCGCCGACACCGTCGTGATCACGAGTGCGGACGAACTTCCCCCTGAGCGTGTGCGCGACCTGAGTTGGGCGCTCGTCCCGGGTAAGCAGCATCTCGTCGTTGCACCGAGCCTCGTCGACATCGGTGGCCCGCGTATCCACACGCGTCCGGTCGCCGGGCTCCCGCTGATCCACGTCGAGACCCCGCGTTACGAGGGGAGCAAGCGATTCGCCAAGCGCACGTTCGACATCTGCATGTCGCTCATCTTCATCGCTCTGGCATCCCCGTTCCTCCTGGCCTGCGCGCTGCTGGTGAAGGTGACCAGCCCTGGCCCGGTGCTCTTCCGGCAGGAGCGGGTCGGTTACAACGGGACGAAGTTCCACATGCTCAAATTCCGGTCGATGGTCATCGATGCGGAGGAGCGGCTGCTCGAGCTGCAGAAGGAGAGTCGAGCAGAGGGCAACGCCGTCATGTTCAAGATGCGTGACGATCCGCGTGTCACGTCGGTCGGACGGGTCATGCGCCGTTTCAGCATCGACGAACTTCCACAGCTTTTCAACGTGTTCGGTGGCTCCATGTCGCTCGTCGGTCCCCGGCCTCCCCTCGAGCGCGAAGTGGATCAGTACGAGAAGCACGTCCATCGACGATTCATGGTGAAGCCCGGTATCACCGGTCTCTGGCAGGTGAGCGGGCGTTCCAACCTTTCGTGGGAGGACACCGTTCGTCTCGATCTGTTCTATGTCGAGAACTGGTCACTCACCGGCGACCTGGTCATCCTCTGGCGCACCGCCAAGGCAGTCGTGGCGAGCGAAGGCGCCTACTGA
- a CDS encoding polysaccharide biosynthesis tyrosine autokinase, translating to MEFHDYIRAIRKGWIFIVIFTLLGVATAAVLSIVRTPEYQSTSKVFVSVQSMGSISDLTQGNSFLQNQVQSYADVVNTPLVLQPVIDTLGLDMSVSDLSSTIVATSPSDTVIVEITAANPNPEDAARIANAVASSFESAVGNLVPPNAEGVTPVKITVLQAASVPALPSSPNVPLFVAVGTLVGLVIGLGLAISRYIFDTRIRNEHDVEAITDAPIVGGIAFDARTPQNPLVLRDDPRSPRAESFRTLRTNLQFVGVGNESHSFVLTSSVPGEGKSTTSANLAIAMALSGQRVVIVDADMRKPRLADYLGVEGAVGLTDVLVGRADPSDVIVRWGDTNLYVLPAGRIPPNPSELLGSAAMVELIESLEKSFDIALFDAPPLLPVTDAAILATKTGGALLMVAAGRAHKNQVRGAISTLANVGAKVAGVVMTMLPTKGPDSYGYGRYGYGYGYGYGIDEPAPVVVDTDDDTPRKRSKRSKAPVGR from the coding sequence GTGGAGTTTCACGACTATATTCGGGCAATCCGCAAGGGTTGGATCTTCATCGTCATCTTCACACTGCTGGGAGTGGCGACGGCGGCCGTGCTGTCGATCGTGCGCACACCGGAGTACCAGTCGACCTCCAAGGTGTTCGTCTCCGTCCAGTCCATGGGGTCGATCAGTGACCTGACGCAGGGCAACAGCTTCCTCCAGAACCAGGTGCAGTCGTACGCCGATGTCGTGAACACGCCGCTGGTGCTCCAGCCGGTGATCGACACCCTCGGGCTGGACATGTCGGTGTCCGATCTGTCGTCGACCATCGTCGCCACCTCTCCGTCCGACACCGTCATCGTCGAGATCACCGCGGCGAACCCGAATCCGGAGGACGCTGCTCGCATCGCGAATGCCGTGGCTTCCAGCTTCGAGTCGGCGGTGGGCAACCTCGTTCCGCCGAATGCCGAAGGTGTCACGCCGGTCAAGATCACCGTGCTGCAGGCCGCGTCGGTGCCCGCGCTCCCGTCGTCTCCGAACGTCCCGCTCTTCGTTGCCGTCGGAACCCTGGTCGGACTGGTCATTGGTCTCGGCCTCGCGATCTCGCGATACATCTTCGACACGAGGATCCGCAACGAGCACGATGTCGAGGCCATCACCGACGCCCCGATCGTGGGCGGAATCGCTTTCGACGCGCGGACGCCCCAGAACCCGCTGGTTCTGCGTGACGACCCGCGCAGCCCGCGAGCGGAATCCTTCCGTACCCTTCGGACGAATCTGCAGTTCGTCGGCGTGGGGAACGAGTCGCACAGCTTCGTGCTGACGTCGTCGGTGCCCGGTGAGGGCAAGAGCACGACGTCGGCGAACCTCGCGATCGCCATGGCGCTCTCAGGCCAGCGAGTCGTCATCGTCGATGCCGACATGAGGAAGCCGCGTCTCGCCGACTACCTCGGCGTCGAGGGGGCCGTGGGACTCACCGACGTCCTGGTCGGGCGTGCCGACCCCAGCGATGTCATCGTCCGGTGGGGTGACACCAACCTCTACGTGCTCCCTGCTGGCCGCATTCCTCCGAACCCCAGCGAGCTGCTGGGCTCGGCGGCGATGGTCGAGTTGATCGAATCGCTCGAGAAGTCCTTCGACATCGCTCTCTTCGACGCACCCCCCCTGCTGCCGGTCACCGATGCTGCCATCCTCGCCACCAAGACGGGCGGCGCACTCCTCATGGTCGCAGCGGGCCGGGCGCACAAGAACCAGGTGCGCGGGGCGATCAGCACCCTGGCCAACGTCGGAGCGAAGGTCGCCGGCGTAGTCATGACCATGCTGCCCACGAAGGGTCCGGACTCCTACGGCTACGGCCGCTACGGCTACGGCTACGGCTACGGCTACGGTATCGACGAGCCGGCACCCGTGGTCGTCGACACCGACGACGACACCCCTCGCAAGCGGTCCAAGCGCAGCAAGGCACCGGTCGGTCGATGA
- a CDS encoding flippase, which produces MARITGDARRSLGNGFWNAGQQGLSLALNAVIGILLVVAVPVSEYGVYSYAVALSSIGVAVMSAGLSGLAVRELVNERESNAAIVASLTVIREFFALVGFVIIGGISLTSGDELAIAATLLASSALFGRALNAPELWFLSHLRSKKTAITRISVTAGLFGVRLALLALWPNIWVMLVLYSLEGLISSLIIIGMYLKDKDSPGFSRPGFASMFKLLRRSWPLMLSSLADQANLKASIIVIQALLGSKAVAVYAAASRLSEISFFLPVVFMNSTFPVLLKVRKEKGNDSPEYRRMLQRSYDQAFWIGVVVALAVVVLGTVIIDVIFGPDYEDAKTVLYIQAAACPFVFMGAVYSKWIIAESYLWSSLVRHSFGAAVNIGLNFALIPTTGVTGAAIATLVSYICSSFFASFLGAKSRVAGRQMATAVIWPVRLLRNRLAAR; this is translated from the coding sequence GTGGCAAGGATCACGGGCGACGCCCGCCGTTCACTCGGGAATGGCTTCTGGAACGCTGGGCAGCAGGGGCTGTCACTCGCCCTGAACGCCGTCATCGGCATTCTGCTCGTTGTCGCCGTTCCGGTCTCTGAATACGGCGTCTACAGCTACGCGGTCGCTCTATCCTCCATCGGCGTGGCCGTCATGTCGGCCGGGCTCTCGGGTCTCGCCGTGCGGGAGCTCGTCAACGAACGGGAGTCCAACGCGGCGATCGTCGCATCGTTGACGGTCATCCGGGAGTTCTTCGCCCTGGTCGGATTCGTCATCATCGGTGGCATCAGCCTGACGAGCGGTGACGAACTCGCGATCGCGGCGACGCTCCTCGCCTCATCGGCCCTGTTCGGGCGCGCTCTCAATGCACCGGAGCTATGGTTCCTCTCGCACCTCCGGAGCAAGAAGACTGCGATAACGCGCATCTCCGTCACGGCTGGGTTGTTCGGCGTGCGCCTGGCCCTTCTGGCGCTGTGGCCCAACATCTGGGTCATGCTGGTGCTGTACTCGCTCGAAGGACTCATCTCCAGCCTGATCATCATCGGCATGTACCTGAAGGACAAGGACAGCCCGGGCTTCTCGCGTCCGGGATTCGCCTCGATGTTCAAGCTCCTGCGCCGATCCTGGCCCCTCATGCTGTCGAGCCTCGCCGACCAGGCCAACCTCAAGGCGAGCATCATCGTCATCCAAGCGCTGCTCGGGTCGAAGGCTGTCGCCGTCTACGCGGCCGCCTCACGACTGAGCGAGATCTCGTTCTTCCTCCCCGTCGTCTTCATGAACTCCACCTTCCCGGTCCTGCTCAAGGTCCGGAAGGAGAAGGGCAACGACAGCCCGGAGTACCGCCGGATGCTCCAGCGGTCCTACGATCAGGCGTTCTGGATCGGCGTCGTCGTCGCGCTCGCCGTGGTCGTGCTCGGAACCGTGATCATCGACGTCATCTTCGGGCCCGACTACGAAGACGCGAAGACCGTGCTGTACATCCAGGCCGCGGCGTGTCCCTTCGTCTTCATGGGTGCGGTTTACTCGAAGTGGATCATCGCCGAGAGCTACCTGTGGTCGTCGCTCGTCCGGCATTCGTTCGGCGCAGCCGTCAACATCGGCTTGAACTTCGCTCTCATCCCCACCACCGGAGTGACGGGTGCAGCGATCGCCACCCTGGTCTCGTACATCTGCTCGTCGTTCTTCGCCAGCTTCCTCGGCGCCAAGTCGAGGGTGGCCGGCCGCCAGATGGCCACCGCCGTCATCTGGCCGGTCCGTCTGCTCCGAAACCGCCTCGCGGCTCGCTAG
- the lepB gene encoding signal peptidase I, whose amino-acid sequence MTEQTDPLSVSRGRSSLSRRLARNPLVNLVAAFVVLALVQTFLVRLYSVPSGSMESTLDIGDRILVNRLAYLGDGPADGDVIVFNASTAWEPAPAAETNPLKVAAKWVGGLVGIGPTNDHVLVKRVIAGPGETVSCCDAEGRITVDGTMVDEPYILEDLPFETGILDCSTVPASLRCFTPFTVPDDQYFVLGDHRSASSDSIAQCRGAPTTTTCVRLVDRSGVVGHVFSIVFPFTRLGAVS is encoded by the coding sequence GTGACCGAGCAGACGGACCCTCTCTCTGTATCTCGCGGACGATCATCCCTGTCGCGCCGACTTGCGCGGAATCCGCTGGTGAATCTGGTGGCGGCGTTCGTGGTGCTCGCTCTCGTGCAGACATTCCTGGTGCGCCTGTACTCGGTGCCGTCGGGTTCGATGGAATCGACGCTGGACATCGGAGACCGCATCCTGGTCAATCGGCTCGCCTACCTAGGGGATGGTCCCGCAGACGGCGACGTCATCGTGTTCAACGCCTCGACCGCCTGGGAACCTGCGCCAGCGGCGGAGACGAACCCTCTGAAGGTCGCAGCCAAGTGGGTCGGCGGGCTAGTGGGCATCGGGCCGACCAATGACCATGTGCTAGTGAAGCGGGTGATCGCCGGGCCCGGCGAAACGGTGTCCTGCTGCGACGCGGAGGGACGCATCACCGTCGACGGCACGATGGTCGACGAGCCGTACATTCTCGAGGACCTGCCGTTCGAGACCGGAATACTGGACTGCTCGACTGTTCCCGCGTCCCTGCGCTGCTTCACCCCGTTCACCGTGCCGGACGATCAGTACTTCGTGCTGGGCGATCACCGCTCGGCGTCGAGCGACTCGATAGCGCAGTGCCGGGGAGCGCCGACGACGACGACCTGCGTCCGTCTCGTCGATCGATCCGGCGTCGTCGGTCACGTCTTCAGCATCGTCTTTCCGTTCACGCGGCTCGGAGCGGTCTCATGA
- a CDS encoding glycosyltransferase family 2 protein: MIAAEHGFSCVIPTHRRADFLVEAVESVLRQSLLPIEVIVVSDTVDGETEEACRRLSESSAVPVQLLVYADTPGGASESRNRGARAASGEYLAFLDDDDTWGPDYLQDAAAAFESRQADVVVTWISMFRGEQLKDGPAIRDGLSPRDVVAVNAGTIGSNMVVRRSAFEAVGGFDPALRMKNDTDFFYRFLKAGHRYAVVQKRSVFQRKHESGQLTGHSGARADHTERYLEKHRADLTAADRRQLRFVIHRIRRNSSSSRPARAYHLAMSLLHYSPQQYLKDKANRNDRDFFTVPSIERD, encoded by the coding sequence ATGATCGCTGCGGAGCACGGGTTCAGCTGCGTCATCCCGACACACCGTCGAGCGGACTTCCTAGTCGAGGCCGTCGAGTCGGTCCTGAGGCAGTCTTTGCTTCCGATCGAAGTCATCGTGGTCAGCGACACGGTGGACGGCGAGACGGAGGAGGCGTGCCGTCGACTTTCTGAGTCGTCAGCCGTGCCGGTCCAGCTGCTCGTCTACGCCGACACCCCAGGTGGGGCTTCGGAATCCCGCAACCGGGGAGCACGAGCGGCATCCGGCGAATACCTGGCGTTCCTCGACGACGATGACACCTGGGGCCCTGACTACCTTCAAGACGCGGCTGCAGCCTTCGAGTCCCGGCAAGCCGACGTCGTAGTCACGTGGATCTCCATGTTCCGCGGAGAACAGCTCAAGGACGGTCCTGCGATCCGTGATGGCCTCTCTCCACGCGACGTCGTGGCGGTGAACGCCGGCACGATCGGGAGCAACATGGTCGTCCGGCGCTCGGCCTTCGAGGCAGTCGGCGGCTTCGACCCCGCACTGCGGATGAAGAATGACACCGACTTCTTCTATCGGTTCCTCAAAGCCGGACACCGGTATGCCGTCGTGCAGAAGCGTTCGGTCTTCCAGCGCAAACACGAGTCCGGTCAGCTGACCGGCCACTCCGGGGCGCGCGCCGATCATACGGAACGCTACCTCGAGAAGCACCGGGCCGACCTGACCGCGGCCGACCGACGGCAGCTGCGCTTCGTGATCCATCGCATCCGGCGCAACTCCTCCTCGAGCCGTCCCGCCCGGGCATACCACCTCGCGATGTCGCTTCTCCACTACTCGCCGCAGCAGTACCTCAAAGACAAGGCCAACCGGAACGACCGGGACTTCTTCACGGTGCCCTCGATCGAACGCGACTGA
- the tatC gene encoding twin-arginine translocase subunit TatC, whose product MSLGAHLIELRKRLFLAALGIVVGMVVGWILSDAVLQALTVPIQELSDAQGRTASLNFTDISSAFDLRIQIAFTVGVVISSPVWLYQIWAFAVPGMKRREKQYAVGFVLSAVPLFLAGCAAGWFVMPHMVVLLTGFAPQDTTALISARTYYDFVLKLVLAIGIAFVLPVFLVLLNFAGVLTAKAILKSWRVAILVITLFTAIATPAADVMSMFLLAIPMVLLYFGAAGIAFIHDRRVAKRQRTIDAEFGLDVI is encoded by the coding sequence ATGTCGCTCGGCGCCCACCTGATCGAGCTGCGCAAGCGGCTCTTCCTCGCGGCGCTCGGCATCGTGGTCGGCATGGTCGTCGGCTGGATTCTGTCCGATGCCGTGCTGCAGGCGCTCACCGTCCCGATCCAGGAGCTCTCCGATGCCCAGGGGCGCACGGCGTCGCTGAACTTCACCGACATCTCGTCGGCCTTCGATCTGCGCATCCAGATCGCGTTCACCGTGGGCGTCGTCATCTCCTCGCCCGTCTGGCTCTACCAGATCTGGGCCTTCGCGGTTCCCGGTATGAAGCGCCGAGAGAAGCAGTACGCGGTCGGCTTCGTGCTCTCAGCCGTCCCGCTGTTCCTGGCTGGCTGTGCTGCCGGCTGGTTCGTGATGCCGCACATGGTCGTGCTGCTCACCGGCTTCGCGCCGCAGGACACCACGGCTCTCATCTCGGCCCGCACGTACTACGACTTCGTGCTGAAGCTGGTTCTCGCCATCGGCATCGCGTTCGTTCTCCCGGTCTTCCTGGTTTTGCTGAACTTCGCTGGGGTCCTCACGGCCAAGGCGATCCTGAAGTCGTGGCGCGTCGCGATTCTCGTCATCACTCTCTTCACCGCGATCGCTACGCCGGCGGCCGACGTCATGTCGATGTTCCTGCTCGCCATCCCGATGGTGCTGCTGTACTTCGGGGCGGCCGGGATCGCCTTCATCCACGACCGTCGGGTCGCGAAGAGGCAACGTACCATCGACGCAGAGTTCGGTCTCGACGTCATCTGA